In Marmota flaviventris isolate mMarFla1 chromosome 17, mMarFla1.hap1, whole genome shotgun sequence, a single genomic region encodes these proteins:
- the Fbxo39 gene encoding F-box only protein 39, giving the protein MDEESEPIQPQDQSCWATLPDICLRRVFWWLGDRDRSRAALVCRKWNQMMYSADLWRYRTITFSGRPSRVHASEFESALWYVKKFGRYLEHLEIKFLNPYNAVLTKKFQVTMRGLLSCLGKSNNRLKSLSIQHLELDRLVWRNSIRSSLIKSLSFFLKKMGKHLDYLSLKGARLTVEQGCRVLNSLSYLRNESIASELNIEDYFSHHLAVYSSPQFNKTMATFHNLVSLTLNYNCISDELLENLGENNASTLWTMNIKCHIHDPHGQVVWGMSWAKLARQANNLKVNFFFERVMKYERLARILLQEIPVRSISLRSCYFSDPDWSMRPTLMDLLPTFRHTLQKLTFEFNNNHESLDEELHLLILNCRKLFYFKIWAFLDVRFVERILKSQEEGQCALRTLKVRIYTNRYETNEEDRTLREIYRKYKKLIDSELNYFVIAYPMM; this is encoded by the exons ATGGATGAAGAAAGTGAACCCATCCAGCCTCAAGACCAGAGTTGCTGGGCCACCCTGCCCGATATATGCCTGCGACGTGTCTTCTGGTGGCTGGGAGACAGGGACAGGTCCAGGGCAGCCCTGGTCTGCAGGAAGTGGAACCAGATGATGTATTCAGCTGACCTCTGGCGATACAGGACCATCACCTTCAGCGGGAGACCTTCCCGGGTACATGCATCCGAATTTGAGTCAGCACTTTGGTATGTTAAGAAATTTGGCCGTTATCTGGAACACCTGGAGATCAAATTCCTGAATCCTTACAATGCTGTCTTGACTAAGAAGTTTCAGGTCACCATGCGAGGTCTTCTCTCGTGCCTGGGCAAGAGTAACAACCGCCTGAAGTCTCTTTCCATTCAGCACTTGGAACTGGACCGTCTGGTCTGGAGGAACAGCATCAGGAGCTCTCTCATCAAGAGCCTGAGCTTCTTCCTAAAGAAAATGGGCAAACACCTGGACTACCTCAGCCTGAAAGGGGCCAGGCTCACAGTGGAGCAAGGCTGCCGTGTTCTCAACTCCCTGAGCTACCTGCGGAACGAGAGCATCGCCTCGGAACTCAACATTGAGGATTACTTCAGCCATCACCTGGCCGTCTATAGCAGCCCCCAGTTCAACAAGACCATGGCCACATTCCACAACCTGGTGTCACTGACGCTCAACTACAACTGTATCTCCGATGAGCTGCTCGAGAACTTGGGTGAGAACAACGCCAGCACCCTCTGGACCATGAACATCAAATGCCATATTCATGATCCCCATGGCCAAGTTGTCTGGGGCATGTCCTGGGCCAAGCTGGCCAGACAGGCCAACAACCTGAAGGTGAACTTCTTCTTTGAGCGGGTCATGAAGTACGAGCGCTTGGCCCGGATCCTCCTGCAGGAGATCCCGGTCAGGAGCATCAGTCTGAGAAGCTGCTATTTCAGTGATCCAGACTGGTCCATGCGGCCCACTCTGATGGACCTCCTCCCCACCTTCCGGCACACTCTGCAG AAATTAACTTTTGAGTTCAACAACAACCATGAGTCACTGGATGAAGAGCTGCACCTTCTCATTCTAAACTGCAGAAAACTGTTTTACTTTAAAATCTGGGCTTTCCTCGATGTTAGATTTGTAGAGCGAATTCTGAAGAGCCAAGAGGAGGGGCAGTGTGCCCTGCGCACCCTCAAG GTGAGAATTTATACAAACAGATACGAGACAAATGAAGAAGACAGGACCCTCCGGGAAATTTACAGGAAGTACAAAAAGCTGATCGATTCAGAGCTAAATTATTTTGTCATCGCTTATCCCATGATGTGA